In Streptococcus respiraculi, one DNA window encodes the following:
- a CDS encoding 3-keto-L-gulonate-6-phosphate decarboxylase UlaD: MTKHIPNLQVALDHSDLQGAIKAAVSVGQEVDVIEAGTVCLLQVGSELVEVLRSLFPDKIIVADTKCADAGGTVAKNNAVRGADWMTCICSATIPTMKAALKAIQEVRGDKGEIQVELYGDWTYEHAQMWLDAGISQAIYHQSRDALLAGETWGEKDLNKVKKLIDMGFRVSVTGGLDIGTLKLFEGVDVFTFIAGRGITEAEDPAAAARAFKDEIRRIWG, from the coding sequence ATGACAAAACATATTCCAAATTTACAGGTTGCGCTTGACCATTCCGATTTGCAGGGTGCTATTAAAGCGGCAGTGTCCGTTGGGCAGGAGGTAGATGTGATTGAGGCTGGAACAGTTTGCTTGCTTCAAGTGGGAAGTGAATTGGTGGAGGTGCTGCGTAGTCTGTTTCCTGATAAAATCATCGTAGCAGATACCAAGTGTGCAGATGCTGGTGGTACCGTTGCCAAAAACAATGCGGTGCGTGGGGCTGACTGGATGACTTGTATCTGTTCAGCAACCATTCCAACCATGAAAGCAGCCCTTAAAGCCATTCAAGAAGTCCGTGGTGACAAGGGAGAAATCCAAGTGGAACTCTATGGTGACTGGACATATGAACATGCTCAAATGTGGCTTGATGCAGGGATTTCTCAAGCCATTTACCACCAATCTCGTGATGCCCTTCTTGCAGGTGAAACCTGGGGGGAAAAAGACCTGAATAAGGTGAAAAAATTGATCGATATGGGCTTCCGCGTGTCTGTTACAGGGGGGCTTGATATTGGGACCTTAAAACTTTTTGAGGGAGTAGATGTCTTTACCTTTATCGCTGGTCGTGGCATTACAGAAGCAGAAGATCCAGCCGCAGCAGCGCGTGCCTTTAAGGATGAAATCCGCCGCATTTGGGGGTAG
- a CDS encoding L-ribulose-5-phosphate 3-epimerase, with product MARPIGIYEKATPKHFTWIERLEFAKNLGFDFVEMSIDESDERLARLEWTKEERLELVKAIYQTGLRIPTICFSGHRRYPLGSNDPVLEAKSLETMQKCIGLAQDLGVRVIQLAGYDVYYEEKSPETRERFLKNLRKACDWAEQAQVMLAIEIMDDPFINSIEKYLAVAQEINSPYLFVYPDTGNLSAWHNDLYSEFLIGHKAIAALHLKDTYAVTETSKGQFRDVPFGQGCVDWENTFAILKKTNYQGPFLIEMWSENCETVEETRAAIKEAQDFLYPLIEKAGLC from the coding sequence ATGGCTAGACCGATTGGAATTTATGAAAAGGCAACTCCTAAACACTTTACATGGATAGAGCGCTTGGAGTTTGCAAAAAACCTCGGCTTTGACTTTGTGGAAATGTCAATCGATGAAAGTGATGAGCGCCTCGCTCGGCTTGAGTGGACCAAGGAGGAACGCTTGGAGTTGGTAAAAGCGATTTACCAAACAGGCCTCCGTATTCCGACTATTTGTTTCTCAGGTCATCGTCGTTATCCGCTTGGATCAAACGATCCGGTCCTTGAGGCCAAGTCACTTGAAACCATGCAAAAATGTATTGGGTTGGCACAGGACTTGGGTGTGCGGGTCATTCAGCTGGCAGGATATGATGTCTATTATGAAGAAAAATCACCAGAGACACGTGAGCGTTTCTTGAAAAATCTGCGTAAGGCGTGTGATTGGGCGGAGCAGGCTCAGGTCATGCTCGCTATTGAAATCATGGACGATCCTTTTATCAATAGCATTGAAAAATATTTAGCAGTCGCCCAAGAAATCAACTCCCCCTACCTCTTTGTCTACCCAGACACAGGCAATCTCTCTGCCTGGCACAATGATTTGTACAGTGAGTTTCTCATTGGTCACAAAGCGATTGCGGCGCTTCATCTGAAAGATACCTATGCCGTGACAGAAACCTCTAAGGGGCAATTCCGTGATGTACCGTTTGGACAAGGGTGTGTTGATTGGGAAAACACATTTGCCATTTTAAAGAAAACCAATTACCAAGGACCATTTTTAATCGAAATGTGGTCTGAAAATTGTGAAACTGTAGAGGAAACACGGGCAGCTATTAAAGAAGCCCAAGATTTTCTTTACCCATTGATTGAGAAAGCGGGGTTATGTTAG
- a CDS encoding L-ribulose-5-phosphate 4-epimerase: MPKSLSEMRQRVYEANVALPEHGLVKFTWGNVSEVCRELGRIVIKPSGVDYGKLSPENMVVTDLDGNVVEGDLNPSSDLATHVALYKAWPEIGAVVHTHSTEAVGWAQAGRDIPFYGTTHADYFYGPIPCARSLTADEVNTAYEKETGSVIIETFAERGLNPVAVPGIVVRNHGPFTWGKDPAQAVYHSVVLEEVAKMDRFTEQINPRVESAPRYIMDKHYLRKHGPNAYYGQKGDVH, translated from the coding sequence ATGCCAAAATCATTATCAGAGATGCGCCAGCGTGTTTATGAGGCCAACGTAGCTCTTCCAGAACATGGCTTGGTCAAATTTACTTGGGGCAATGTCTCTGAAGTCTGTCGTGAATTGGGACGGATTGTCATCAAACCATCTGGAGTAGACTATGGCAAATTAAGCCCAGAAAATATGGTCGTGACTGACCTAGACGGAAACGTTGTTGAGGGTGACTTGAATCCCTCGTCTGACCTTGCGACCCATGTAGCACTTTATAAAGCTTGGCCAGAAATCGGTGCTGTTGTCCACACTCACTCGACAGAAGCGGTCGGTTGGGCACAGGCTGGCCGTGATATTCCTTTTTATGGGACAACGCATGCGGATTATTTTTATGGTCCTATTCCTTGCGCCCGCTCATTGACCGCTGATGAAGTGAATACAGCCTATGAGAAAGAGACAGGTAGCGTCATTATTGAAACCTTTGCAGAACGTGGTCTTAATCCTGTTGCGGTTCCTGGAATTGTCGTGCGCAATCATGGTCCTTTTACGTGGGGAAAAGATCCAGCGCAGGCTGTCTATCATTCGGTCGTATTAGAAGAAGTGGCGAAAATGGATCGCTTCACCGAGCAGATCAATCCGCGTGTAGAGTCCGCTCCTAGGTACATCATGGACAAACATTATCTGCGCAAACACGGTCCAAATGCTTACTATGGGCAAAAAGGTGATGTGCACTAG
- a CDS encoding BglG family transcription antiterminator: MVLLDKSSYELLTYLMRLTKPETVMSISRAMGQSRRKIYYHLEKINGSLPSDTEMIVSLPRVGILLTDAQKAACQVLLGSVDSYSYVMSMEERIQLMTIYIAITSERVTIEKLMALTDVSRNTVLNDLSEIRAQLTTEQFKVYLYATKSEGYFFKCHPLNKIQYIHSLLYDVFSNPNEGFLTILNEKVPYFEGCELLFSSNLVEFLAEQVNQLEVDLGKKINHYEIEFMLKVLPYLLLSYRNMALKIAEQAEIQREFTLIRKRIEYTAAQNLASSLSERFEVVLDEIEISLIAMLLLSYRKDKDIHTNSQDFAELKETLERFVDEFLRCSAFEIDNRETLMRNLVMHAKALLFRKTYGILSKNPLTRQIKQKYKDLFVTIRVVASYTLEAEWMIQMNDDDISYFTIHIGGALKHRPISGKSFRNIYLVCDEGVGVQKLLYKQCQAYLPVDSIKAVFTTEQFHSVEDILEVDLLISTSDNLRASFPILQVEPVLTYEDVMKINYFLTYHTMKDSAKQFQPQLQRLLSRYISKDEELREATAKVQELFQSDFFLATVENGGLKDLY, from the coding sequence ATGGTCCTACTCGATAAGAGCAGTTATGAATTGCTAACCTATTTGATGCGATTGACAAAGCCAGAGACGGTTATGAGTATTTCACGGGCAATGGGTCAGTCTAGGCGAAAAATTTATTATCATCTTGAAAAAATCAATGGTTCTCTTCCTAGTGATACTGAGATGATTGTCAGTCTTCCAAGGGTCGGTATTTTATTAACGGATGCACAAAAAGCGGCTTGTCAGGTCTTATTGGGGAGCGTGGATTCGTATAGCTATGTGATGAGCATGGAGGAGCGGATTCAGCTCATGACCATTTATATTGCTATTACCTCTGAACGTGTAACCATTGAAAAACTTATGGCGCTGACGGACGTTTCACGCAATACCGTGTTAAATGACCTGAGTGAAATTCGGGCGCAACTGACCACCGAGCAATTCAAGGTCTATCTCTATGCAACCAAGTCAGAAGGCTACTTTTTCAAATGCCACCCGCTCAATAAAATCCAGTATATCCACTCTCTTCTCTATGATGTCTTTTCTAATCCCAATGAAGGCTTTCTCACCATTCTCAATGAAAAGGTGCCTTACTTTGAAGGCTGTGAACTCTTGTTTAGTTCCAATTTAGTAGAATTTTTAGCAGAACAAGTGAACCAGCTAGAGGTAGATTTGGGAAAGAAAATCAACCATTATGAGATTGAGTTCATGCTCAAAGTCCTACCTTATTTACTTCTTAGCTATCGCAATATGGCCTTGAAAATAGCCGAGCAAGCAGAAATTCAGCGAGAGTTCACCTTAATTCGCAAGCGGATTGAATATACCGCAGCGCAGAACTTGGCCTCTTCTCTTTCTGAGCGATTTGAAGTGGTGCTGGATGAGATCGAAATTTCTCTGATTGCCATGCTCTTGTTGTCCTACCGTAAGGATAAGGATATTCACACCAATAGCCAAGATTTTGCAGAGTTAAAGGAAACCTTGGAACGCTTTGTTGATGAATTTTTACGCTGTTCAGCCTTTGAGATTGACAATCGTGAAACCTTGATGCGTAATTTGGTCATGCATGCCAAGGCCCTTCTTTTTCGTAAGACCTATGGCATTTTATCTAAAAATCCCTTGACCAGACAGATTAAGCAGAAGTACAAAGACTTATTTGTCACGATTAGAGTGGTGGCTTCTTATACTCTAGAAGCAGAGTGGATGATTCAGATGAATGATGATGACATCTCCTATTTCACCATTCATATCGGCGGTGCTTTAAAGCATAGACCAATCAGCGGAAAATCTTTTCGCAACATTTACTTGGTCTGCGATGAGGGGGTCGGTGTGCAAAAGCTGCTCTATAAACAGTGTCAGGCTTATCTGCCAGTAGATAGTATTAAGGCCGTTTTTACGACCGAGCAATTCCATAGCGTGGAGGATATTTTAGAGGTGGACCTGCTGATTTCTACCAGTGATAATCTGCGAGCTTCTTTTCCAATCTTACAGGTCGAGCCTGTCTTGACCTATGAGGATGTGATGAAAATCAATTATTTTTTGACCTACCACACCATGAAAGATAGTGCCAAGCAGTTTCAACCTCAATTGCAACGCCTCCTTTCACGCTACATCTCAAAAGACGAAGAGCTGAGAGAGGCAACTGCTAAGGTACAGGAACTATTCCAAAGCGATTTCTTTTTAGCAACCGTTGAAAATGGTGGACTAAAAGATTTATATTGA
- the ulaG gene encoding L-ascorbate 6-phosphate lactonase, translating to MAKVNEITRESWILSTFPEWGTWLNEEIEEEVVPEGNFSMWWLGNCGIWLKTPGGANIVMDLWSARGKSTKKVKDMVRGHQMANMAGVRKLQPNLRVQPMVIDPFAINELDYYLVSHFHSDHIDINTAAAIVNNPKLDHVKFVGPYECGEIWKKWGVPADRIIIVKPGDSFEIKDMKVHAVESFDRTCLVTLPVEGADAQDGELAGLAVTDEEMARKAVNYVFETPGGTVYHGADSHFSNYFAKHGRDFKIDVALNNYGENPLGIQDKMTSIDLLRMAENLRAKVIIPVHYDIWSNFMASTDEILELWKMRKERLQYQFHPFIWEVGGKYTYPMDQNRIEYHHPRGFDDCFLEDSNIQFKALL from the coding sequence ATGGCAAAAGTGAACGAAATTACAAGAGAATCATGGATTTTAAGTACCTTCCCAGAATGGGGTACATGGCTCAATGAAGAAATTGAAGAAGAAGTGGTTCCAGAAGGCAATTTCTCTATGTGGTGGCTAGGAAATTGTGGAATTTGGCTTAAAACACCAGGCGGAGCCAACATCGTCATGGACCTTTGGTCAGCGCGTGGAAAATCGACTAAAAAAGTAAAAGATATGGTACGTGGACACCAAATGGCTAATATGGCGGGAGTTCGCAAACTTCAACCAAATCTTCGTGTGCAACCGATGGTCATCGACCCATTTGCAATCAATGAGTTGGACTACTATCTTGTCTCTCACTTCCATAGTGACCACATTGATATCAATACAGCAGCAGCTATTGTTAACAATCCGAAATTAGACCATGTAAAATTTGTTGGACCTTATGAATGTGGGGAAATCTGGAAAAAATGGGGTGTGCCAGCAGATCGTATTATTATTGTAAAACCAGGTGACAGCTTTGAAATTAAGGATATGAAGGTCCATGCGGTCGAATCCTTCGACCGAACCTGCTTGGTGACTTTGCCAGTGGAAGGAGCGGATGCTCAAGACGGTGAATTGGCTGGACTTGCGGTGACAGATGAGGAAATGGCTCGTAAGGCTGTCAACTATGTCTTTGAAACCCCGGGCGGAACAGTCTATCATGGTGCGGATTCTCATTTCTCAAACTACTTTGCTAAACACGGTCGTGACTTCAAGATTGATGTTGCCTTGAATAACTACGGTGAAAACCCACTCGGTATCCAAGACAAAATGACCTCTATTGACCTACTTCGTATGGCGGAAAATCTCCGTGCTAAGGTTATCATTCCAGTTCACTATGATATCTGGTCAAACTTCATGGCTTCAACGGATGAAATTTTAGAACTCTGGAAGATGAGAAAAGAACGCCTGCAATACCAGTTCCACCCATTTATCTGGGAAGTGGGCGGTAAATATACTTATCCAATGGATCAGAATCGCATCGAATATCATCACCCACGTGGATTTGATGATTGCTTCTTAGAAGATTCGAATATTCAATTTAAGGCCTTGCTATAA
- a CDS encoding phosphoketolase, giving the protein MTKLFDSPEYLAKVDAWWRAANYISAAQMYLKDNPLLKREVVENDLKAHPIGHWGTVPGQNFIYAHLNRAINKYDLDMFYIEGPGHGGQVMVANSYLDGSYTELNPDIPQTEEGFQKLCKIFSFPGGIASHAAPETPGSIHEGGELGYALSHAAGAVLDNPNIIAATVIGDGEAETGPLMAGWFANTFINPVNDGAVLPILYLNGGKIHNPTILERKTDEELAHFFKGLGWSPIFVDVTSSNFEDAHRAMAQTIDSAVEMIQALQAEARKGSAEEATMPAWPVIVARIPKGWTGPKAWEGTPIEGGFRAHQVPIPVDAHHMEHLDALLDWLHSYRPEELFDENGKLLPEIAEMSPKGDRRMSMNPITNAGVIKPMDTANWKRHAFDIETPGAILAQDMIEFGKYAADLVEANPDNFRVFGPDETKSNRLNAIFTKTNRQWLGRRKESYDEWLSPAGRVIDSQLSEHQAEGLLEGYVLTGRHGFFASYESFLRVVDTMITQHFKWLRKSKTHTTWRKNYPALNLIATSTVFQQDHNGYTHQDPGILTHLSEKTPEYIREYLPADTNSLLAVMDKAFKDEDVINLVVTSKHPRPQFYSVDEAEELVEKGYKVIDWASTVSLDEEPDVVFAAAGTEPNLEALAAISILHKAFPDLKIRFVNVVDILKLRHPDLDPRGLSDEEFDAIFTTDKPVIFAFHAYEGMIRDIFFRRHNHNLHVHGYRENGDITTPFDMRVMSELDRFHLAQDAALATLGHEAQAFSEKMDQTVAYHKDYIREHGDDIPEVQNWKWENINR; this is encoded by the coding sequence ATGACAAAACTATTTGATTCACCAGAATATCTTGCTAAAGTCGACGCTTGGTGGCGGGCGGCCAACTACATCTCAGCTGCTCAAATGTACTTGAAAGACAATCCTTTGCTCAAACGCGAAGTAGTCGAAAACGATTTGAAGGCTCACCCAATTGGACACTGGGGAACTGTCCCAGGTCAAAACTTCATTTATGCTCATCTTAATCGTGCGATTAACAAATACGATTTAGATATGTTCTATATTGAAGGTCCTGGCCATGGTGGACAAGTAATGGTCGCAAACTCTTACCTTGATGGTAGTTACACTGAGCTGAACCCAGATATTCCGCAAACAGAAGAAGGTTTCCAAAAACTCTGTAAAATCTTCTCTTTCCCTGGAGGAATCGCTTCCCACGCAGCACCTGAAACACCAGGTTCTATCCATGAAGGAGGAGAACTCGGTTATGCCCTCTCACATGCGGCAGGAGCTGTCCTTGATAATCCAAACATCATTGCCGCAACTGTTATCGGAGACGGAGAAGCTGAAACAGGCCCATTAATGGCAGGATGGTTTGCCAATACCTTCATTAATCCTGTAAACGACGGGGCAGTCTTGCCTATCCTTTATCTAAACGGTGGAAAAATCCACAATCCTACTATCTTAGAACGCAAAACAGACGAAGAGTTGGCTCATTTCTTCAAAGGACTCGGTTGGAGCCCAATCTTTGTTGATGTGACAAGTTCAAACTTCGAAGATGCACACCGTGCAATGGCTCAAACAATCGATAGCGCTGTTGAAATGATTCAAGCCCTTCAAGCAGAGGCCCGCAAAGGCTCAGCAGAAGAAGCAACAATGCCTGCTTGGCCAGTAATTGTTGCACGCATTCCGAAAGGTTGGACTGGTCCTAAAGCTTGGGAAGGAACTCCAATTGAAGGAGGATTCCGCGCGCACCAAGTTCCAATCCCAGTCGATGCACACCACATGGAACATCTCGATGCACTTCTTGACTGGTTGCACAGCTACCGTCCTGAAGAATTATTTGACGAAAACGGGAAATTACTCCCAGAAATTGCAGAAATGTCACCGAAAGGCGACCGTCGCATGTCCATGAACCCAATCACCAATGCCGGTGTCATCAAACCAATGGATACTGCTAACTGGAAAAGACATGCCTTTGACATCGAAACACCAGGTGCCATCCTTGCCCAAGACATGATTGAATTTGGTAAATACGCTGCTGACTTGGTCGAAGCAAATCCTGACAACTTCCGTGTCTTCGGACCAGATGAAACAAAATCAAACCGCTTAAACGCAATCTTTACAAAAACCAATCGCCAATGGCTCGGCCGTCGCAAAGAAAGCTACGATGAATGGCTTAGCCCAGCTGGTCGTGTCATCGACTCTCAATTGTCAGAGCACCAAGCAGAAGGTCTCTTGGAAGGATATGTCTTGACTGGTCGCCACGGATTCTTTGCTTCTTATGAATCCTTCCTACGTGTAGTTGATACCATGATTACCCAACACTTCAAATGGTTACGGAAATCAAAAACCCACACTACTTGGCGTAAAAACTATCCAGCTCTCAACTTGATTGCCACTTCAACCGTATTCCAACAAGACCATAACGGCTATACACACCAAGACCCAGGAATCCTCACTCACCTATCTGAAAAAACACCGGAATATATCCGTGAGTATCTTCCTGCTGATACCAACAGTCTCTTGGCTGTCATGGATAAGGCCTTTAAAGATGAAGACGTCATCAACTTGGTCGTAACTTCAAAACACCCACGTCCTCAATTCTACTCTGTTGATGAAGCTGAAGAATTGGTCGAAAAAGGATACAAAGTCATCGATTGGGCTTCAACTGTCTCTCTTGATGAAGAACCTGATGTGGTATTTGCGGCAGCAGGAACTGAGCCAAACTTAGAAGCCTTGGCTGCGATTTCTATCCTCCACAAAGCCTTCCCTGACTTGAAGATTCGCTTTGTCAATGTCGTAGACATCTTGAAACTTCGCCACCCAGACTTGGACCCACGCGGACTTTCAGATGAAGAATTCGACGCAATCTTTACAACAGACAAACCTGTTATCTTTGCCTTCCATGCTTACGAAGGAATGATTCGTGACATCTTCTTCAGACGCCACAACCACAATCTTCACGTTCATGGCTACCGTGAAAACGGAGATATCACGACTCCATTTGACATGCGGGTTATGTCTGAACTAGACCGCTTCCACTTGGCTCAAGACGCTGCTCTTGCGACACTTGGACATGAAGCACAGGCCTTTTCTGAGAAGATGGATCAAACCGTGGCTTATCACAAAGACTATATCCGTGAACATGGTGATGATATTCCTGAAGTACAAAACTGGAAATGGGAAAATATCAATCGATAA
- a CDS encoding BglG family transcription antiterminator, with amino-acid sequence MNPRQINILRDLMAASDYITAQELSSKYAVSTKTAYADLQMMNEELSSFGVTIEKTPRRGIRLQVEQNEKRKILEFVEQSNHDGADEDSQFHRECDLLKELILGSGTIDVLDWSVSHFISEASIRRDLERLEQHLTSYHVSLLKKSGRVSLVGQEGNIRKFFRDFIIQHFNLSSLQYEEGLAYFFSSELIMNVVESVQKSSNFYHFRTSEQYRVYLVLDLLISSKRYLQGNAIEEASEIVGVENLRQYEVYVIAGELLSQSTGIAMNLITDAEIRNICYTLLSVGYETEMVQQSDLKKTVEQFIARVSELSGVDFRSDAHLFQMLVNHTQPMIYRLKSGINIKNQITENIKTRYSALYYIVWLASKSLSEKYAVEFFDAEIAFLTIYFEISVEKMTTPLTIYVICPHGLATSELIMSSLRRTISNFDHLVNMDMRELTEEKLAQADLVISSIHLEQFDVDYIQVSPIVTDEELEIIQHAYSSLTKGNRNMLSAIHDNTSFSKSVIRDLLQTNILLHQSCQSVEECIRKMVGKTSPRNQRNKRFLESVLAREKLGSTSVYTGIALPHADPAFVAESQLVIMTLDKPILWGQNIVKVVVLIAIAEKDEELYKKALISLYSKIDRTDYIDILHSIENQSDFIDCL; translated from the coding sequence TTGAATCCTAGACAAATCAATATTCTGCGAGATCTTATGGCTGCAAGTGATTATATAACAGCACAAGAGTTATCCTCTAAGTATGCTGTTTCAACCAAAACAGCTTATGCAGATTTACAGATGATGAATGAAGAGCTGTCATCTTTTGGTGTTACGATTGAAAAAACGCCACGTCGTGGTATACGATTGCAGGTTGAACAAAATGAAAAGAGAAAAATCTTAGAATTTGTGGAACAGAGTAATCACGATGGGGCAGACGAAGATTCTCAATTTCATCGCGAATGCGACTTGTTAAAAGAACTGATATTAGGCAGTGGCACGATTGATGTGCTGGACTGGTCTGTTAGTCATTTTATCAGCGAGGCCTCGATTCGAAGGGATTTAGAGCGTTTAGAACAGCATTTAACTAGCTATCATGTTTCACTTTTGAAGAAGAGTGGTCGTGTTTCCTTAGTTGGACAAGAAGGGAATATTAGAAAGTTTTTCCGAGACTTTATCATCCAGCATTTTAATCTGAGCAGCTTGCAGTATGAAGAAGGCCTAGCGTACTTTTTCTCTTCTGAGCTCATCATGAATGTCGTTGAAAGTGTTCAAAAATCTTCTAATTTCTACCATTTTAGAACCTCTGAACAATATCGGGTCTATCTAGTGTTGGACTTGCTCATCAGTTCTAAGCGGTATCTTCAAGGAAACGCCATTGAGGAAGCAAGTGAGATTGTCGGTGTTGAAAACCTTCGGCAATATGAGGTGTATGTCATCGCTGGTGAATTGCTTAGTCAGTCAACGGGCATTGCTATGAATCTGATTACAGATGCGGAAATTCGCAACATCTGTTATACACTCTTATCGGTAGGATATGAGACAGAAATGGTGCAACAGTCGGATTTGAAAAAAACAGTTGAGCAATTTATTGCGCGCGTATCGGAGTTATCCGGTGTTGATTTTCGGTCTGATGCACATCTATTTCAAATGTTGGTCAACCACACGCAACCGATGATTTATCGCTTAAAGAGTGGGATTAACATTAAAAATCAGATTACAGAAAATATAAAGACGAGATATAGTGCTCTCTATTATATTGTCTGGTTGGCATCGAAATCGTTATCAGAGAAGTATGCAGTCGAATTCTTTGATGCAGAGATTGCTTTTCTCACCATTTACTTTGAGATTTCGGTTGAGAAAATGACAACCCCATTGACCATCTATGTGATCTGTCCGCATGGTCTAGCGACTTCAGAGTTGATTATGAGTTCGCTCCGTAGGACGATTTCCAATTTTGATCATTTAGTCAACATGGACATGAGGGAATTGACAGAAGAAAAGCTCGCGCAAGCGGATTTGGTGATTAGCTCCATTCACTTAGAGCAATTCGATGTTGATTATATTCAGGTTAGTCCGATTGTGACAGATGAGGAGTTAGAAATTATTCAACATGCCTACTCGAGCCTGACCAAGGGAAATCGGAATATGCTGTCTGCTATTCATGACAACACAAGTTTTTCAAAATCAGTGATTCGGGATTTGTTACAGACCAATATTTTACTTCATCAATCCTGCCAATCTGTTGAAGAGTGTATTCGGAAAATGGTTGGAAAAACGTCGCCACGAAACCAACGCAACAAACGTTTTCTAGAATCGGTCTTGGCCAGGGAGAAATTAGGAAGTACAAGTGTTTACACAGGTATTGCCTTACCTCATGCGGATCCTGCATTTGTCGCAGAATCACAACTGGTCATTATGACTCTTGACAAACCTATTCTTTGGGGTCAAAACATAGTCAAGGTAGTGGTTCTAATTGCCATTGCAGAAAAAGATGAGGAATTATATAAGAAAGCATTGATTAGTCTATACTCAAAAATTGATCGTACAGACTATATCGATATCCTGCATTCTATCGAAAACCAATCTGATTTTATCGATTGTCTGTAG
- a CDS encoding PTS sugar transporter subunit IIA, whose amino-acid sequence MTEAIKLSDYLNESLIFMQKRYSSNKELFTEVSTVAFDKGFVREDFLERVQRREETFPTGIQLEKFGVAIPHTDAECVHKEFVAVITNAEPVEFKSMEDLNQTVEANIVFVLGLNQPHAQLEMLQSLMGLLQSPEVLGQLLAAETTEQLLTIVKNNNL is encoded by the coding sequence ATGACGGAAGCTATTAAATTATCGGATTATCTGAATGAGTCCTTGATTTTTATGCAAAAACGTTATTCTTCTAATAAGGAACTGTTTACCGAAGTGTCAACGGTTGCTTTTGACAAGGGATTTGTGCGTGAAGACTTCCTAGAGCGCGTGCAACGACGCGAAGAAACATTCCCGACGGGGATTCAGTTGGAGAAGTTTGGGGTGGCGATTCCACATACGGATGCTGAATGTGTCCATAAGGAGTTTGTCGCTGTTATCACTAATGCGGAACCAGTTGAGTTCAAAAGCATGGAGGACTTGAATCAAACGGTTGAAGCAAATATTGTATTTGTGCTTGGTTTGAATCAACCCCACGCTCAGTTAGAAATGCTTCAATCGTTGATGGGCCTACTACAAAGTCCAGAAGTTTTAGGCCAACTATTAGCTGCTGAAACAACAGAGCAGTTATTGACTATCGTAAAAAATAATAATTTATAA
- a CDS encoding PTS sugar transporter subunit IIB — protein sequence MAKLKVLVACGAGIATSTVVMKRVEDLFKSNNIDVDIIQIKIAEAKSREADADMLITTTLLPGEFSIPAIKAMGYLTGINADKVDEQVLEAARSILG from the coding sequence ATGGCTAAACTTAAAGTATTGGTTGCATGTGGTGCAGGAATTGCTACATCAACAGTGGTAATGAAACGTGTAGAGGATTTGTTTAAATCTAACAATATTGATGTTGATATTATTCAAATCAAGATTGCAGAAGCAAAATCAAGAGAAGCAGATGCAGATATGTTGATTACAACAACTCTTCTTCCAGGGGAATTTAGTATTCCAGCAATCAAAGCAATGGGATATCTAACTGGTATTAATGCAGATAAAGTAGACGAACAAGTCTTAGAAGCTGCACGTTCAATTTTAGGATAA